Part of the Sodalinema gerasimenkoae IPPAS B-353 genome is shown below.
GAAGGGCGTTAATGGGCCCTCTATAACCCCAAATGTTCTAGGGTTTTGCGGGGGTTCTCCTGGCGACAGTCCCGTAAGCGTTCATAGAGCTGTCGCTCCTCGTCGCTGAGGTGGCTGGGGGGAGTAATTTCTACCTTGACTAGCTGATCCGTGCGAGCGCCGCTTTTGGGCAGCCGCCAGCCTTTGCCCCGTAGGCGTAACATTTGCCCGGAGCGTACTCCCGCCGGAATGCTCACGGTGACAGTTCCATCGGGGGTGGGCACATCGATTTTGGCCCCTAAGACCGCTTCATCGGGGGAAATGGGGACATCACAGACGAGATTGTCGCCGTCGAAGTGGAAGAACTGATGGGGTTTTAGTTCGATGTTGAGATAGAGGTCTCCTTGGCGGCCATAGCCATCTTTTTTGCCTTTGCCCTTAACGCGCACTCGGCTGCCGGTTTTGGCGCCGGGGGGGATGCGTACGGAGACTTTTTGACCACTGACGTTGAGCCGTTTCTGCACCCCATGGAAGGCTTCGGCGAAGGAGAGGCTGAGGGTGGCTTCTTGGTCTAAGGAGACACCGGTACTGCGGCGATTGTAGCCGGCGAAGTCCTCAAAGCCGCCGCTAAAGCCAGGGGAGCGGCCCGAACTTTTGGGAGAGGTGCCGCCGTAGGAGGACCATTGCGATCTCGTCCGTCCCCCCATTCCCCCGAGGAGGGATTCGATAAATTCATCGAAATCCGCGTATTGGCTGAAATCAAAGTCAAAGCCTCCAGGAGTTGGCCCTCCCTGAGGGGCCGCACCGCCCCAACCACCAGAGCTGTTTCCGGCCTGTTTCCAATATTGCCCGAAGCGATCGTATTGTTTGCGCTTGTCGGGGTCTGAGAGAATCTCGTAGGCTTCACTAACTTCCTTGAAGCGGGCCTCGGCATTGCGATCGCCCGGATTCATGTCGGGGTGATACTGACGAGCGAGACGGCGAAACGCTTTCTTAATCTCGTCCGCGCTGGCCGTTTTACTCACGCCCAAGATGGAATAGTAGTCTTTGAAGTCCGTTGCAGCCATGAGAATTGTCAAAAAATCAGTGGTTCACAGGGTGGGGTCTGCCTTTGATCATCAAGTTTAATGTATTTTCTTCGAGCGTCGAGTTCGGTTTCTCTCACCGTTCCCGAATGTTTGCCCAAATTGCCTGCCTGAGGTGCGTTTCCCTCGCTCCCCTAAGAGAACGCGATCGCCCGAGGTGGCGATCGCGCAACGTCCCGGATCGGACCTCCCTGCGGGGGCGATCGGGGTCTGTTACTGGCTCAAGGCGCTAAATCACAAAGTTATCGGGGATAGTAGCATTTTTCAGCACCACCACGATGCCACTGCGGATATAGAAGCCCAAATCTTCCCGGTCTGCTTCCTCAATATTTTCTTTATTGAGAATCTTGACATTTTTACCAATTCGTGCATTCTTATCCACGATCGCCCGACGAATGGTGCTATTTTCACCAATCCCCAGGGACATAGAAGGAGCCGAGGCTTCTGCTGTCCGTTCACCAAAGGACTGATAGAAGTCAGACCCCATCAACAGGGAATCTTCCACCACCGCTCCGGCGCTAATGCGGCTGCGAACCCCCAGAACCGAGCGATCGACCCGGCATTCCTTGAGGATACAGCCATCACCCACCAGAGACTCCGTAATTTGGCAATCGAGGAGCTTACTCGGGGGCAGATAGCGAGGGCGAGTATAAATGGGCGCGTCCTCGTTATAGAAGCTAAAGGGCGGCTTCGGCTGTTGCGTCAGCGCTAAATTAGCGTCATAGAAGGCCTGAATGGTTCCAATATCTTCCCAATAGCCATCAAACAGATAGGCTTGGATGTTATGGTCCATCGCGGCCCCAGGAATGATCTCTTTACCAAAATCAGTTTGGTCAGGGGCCTCTGTGAGCAGCTTCTTGAGAACTTCCCGCTTGAAGACATAAATGCCCATCGAGGCGATATAAGGCTTCTGCTTCGCCTGAGCCGGATCTAGGCCCAGGGTACTCGTATCGACCTGCATCGCTTTGAGGGCATCGCCTTTGGGTTTTTCAGAGAAATCAATAACTCGTCCCGAGTCATCAATTTTCATCAAGCCAAAATCTGAAGCCCGTGCTTCATCAATGGGAAGGACCGATAGGGTAATATCCGCATTGGTTTCCCGGTGACGCTCTATGAAGTGACTGTAGTCCATTCGATAGAGGTGGTCACCCGAGAGAATTAGATATTCGTCCACATCCAACTCATCCATGAGCCAGATGTACTGACGCACCGCATCCGCCGTTCCTTGGAACCATCCCGGACTGTCGGACGTTTGTTGAGCGGCGAGGATTTCCACGAATCCATCGGTAAAGCTCGAAAAATTATACGTCCGCCCGATATGGCGGTTCAGGGATGCGGAATTGTACTGGGTAAGGATATAAATCTGGTCAATCCCAGAATTGATACAGTTGCTGACGGGAATGTCAATCAACCGATATTTACCCGCCAACGGAACAGCGGGTTTTGCTCTGAGTTTGGTTAGGGGGTAGAGGCGCGTTCCCGCACCGCCACCTAGAATAATGCCTAAAACTCGTTTCACCGAAAGACCTCCAGGGCTGCCGAACTCTCAGCTTTAAGTTTGCGATTGTCTGGGTTTCTTGGCAAGGGCCAGTTTTTTGACCCCGCCCTAATCTTGCCATAATCTCTTGGGGAGAGTCACGGTCACTGGGGTCAGGGGTGAAATCGCTAGAGCTTAGAAAGGGTGGGAATTTCAGCCCTTAGTCTAGACCACGACAGGTGAGCCAATAGAACTGAATTGGCGGGGTCAGCAGATGGGGGAATAACTCTTGTCCCGTAGCCCAGGTGAGAAAGCTGTCTGAGGGAAGCCAGGCGGCTGAGGGGAGGTGCTGAGACTCGTAGTCCACCACCGACTCCGCTGAGTCGAGTTGTAGGCCAACCCCCTTTAGGATATCCTCCAACTCTGACCGGGTTAGGAACGCACATCCACAGGCTTGAGCCAGGTCCCGAACCTCCGGCTTGGGGGTATAGTCCGCTTCAGCCAAGAACGCCCCCAGCAAGAGCCGGCCCGTGGGGGCTAATAGCCGTTGGCTTTGCTCGAATAGGTGACGCACTGCTTGGGGCGATCGCAGGTGGGGGAGGACTTCCGGGGCTAAGATGAGGCTATACTCTCCCTGAACCGGGTCTTGTTCGAGGAGGTCTGGGGCCAGCAAGTTAACGCAGAGATGACGAGAGTCAGTCATCTGCTGCAATTGGGCCGCCGCCTCAGAGTTCGTCACCACCGCATCCACGGGATGGCCTCGTTTGGCTAGGGGTAAGCTATTGCGGCCAATTCCCGCCCCAATATCCAACACTGACACCTCTTGCGCCTCCCCTAAACTCGCCGCTAGCCTCATGGCCTTGGCATCAGGATAGCGACCAAAGCGAGACTGGTTCGCCAACTG
Proteins encoded:
- a CDS encoding DnaJ C-terminal domain-containing protein, which encodes MAATDFKDYYSILGVSKTASADEIKKAFRRLARQYHPDMNPGDRNAEARFKEVSEAYEILSDPDKRKQYDRFGQYWKQAGNSSGGWGGAAPQGGPTPGGFDFDFSQYADFDEFIESLLGGMGGRTRSQWSSYGGTSPKSSGRSPGFSGGFEDFAGYNRRSTGVSLDQEATLSLSFAEAFHGVQKRLNVSGQKVSVRIPPGAKTGSRVRVKGKGKKDGYGRQGDLYLNIELKPHQFFHFDGDNLVCDVPISPDEAVLGAKIDVPTPDGTVTVSIPAGVRSGQMLRLRGKGWRLPKSGARTDQLVKVEITPPSHLSDEERQLYERLRDCRQENPRKTLEHLGL
- a CDS encoding class I SAM-dependent methyltransferase, with the translated sequence MQEKLQVSMAVEGTLQLPCLPALAPRYEHLIVGLFNLFGQAPSPEEQSHLRQQLTETLTRGFEESPRRYLSLSYHLVNPQQGLAGGIALNLSLSSPPEAQQSFQLANQSRFGRYPDAKAMRLAASLGEAQEVSVLDIGAGIGRNSLPLAKRGHPVDAVVTNSEAAAQLQQMTDSRHLCVNLLAPDLLEQDPVQGEYSLILAPEVLPHLRSPQAVRHLFEQSQRLLAPTGRLLLGAFLAEADYTPKPEVRDLAQACGCAFLTRSELEDILKGVGLQLDSAESVVDYESQHLPSAAWLPSDSFLTWATGQELFPHLLTPPIQFYWLTCRGLD
- a CDS encoding glucose-1-phosphate adenylyltransferase — protein: MKRVLGIILGGGAGTRLYPLTKLRAKPAVPLAGKYRLIDIPVSNCINSGIDQIYILTQYNSASLNRHIGRTYNFSSFTDGFVEILAAQQTSDSPGWFQGTADAVRQYIWLMDELDVDEYLILSGDHLYRMDYSHFIERHRETNADITLSVLPIDEARASDFGLMKIDDSGRVIDFSEKPKGDALKAMQVDTSTLGLDPAQAKQKPYIASMGIYVFKREVLKKLLTEAPDQTDFGKEIIPGAAMDHNIQAYLFDGYWEDIGTIQAFYDANLALTQQPKPPFSFYNEDAPIYTRPRYLPPSKLLDCQITESLVGDGCILKECRVDRSVLGVRSRISAGAVVEDSLLMGSDFYQSFGERTAEASAPSMSLGIGENSTIRRAIVDKNARIGKNVKILNKENIEEADREDLGFYIRSGIVVVLKNATIPDNFVI